A window from Nevskia ramosa DSM 11499 encodes these proteins:
- a CDS encoding OsmC family protein, which translates to MAHYTVETIWSRGDQKFLDSRYSRRHILRFDAGLDVPGSSSPHVVPVPCSDPEAVDPEEAFVSSLSSCHMLWFLAIAVKRTFIVDHYQDKAVGIMARDALGKLAMTVVTLKPEVHFSGDQRPSRDDIDQMHHEAHEECFIANSVKTEIRCEPVYGDTIG; encoded by the coding sequence ATGGCTCACTACACAGTTGAAACAATCTGGTCTCGTGGCGACCAGAAGTTTCTGGACAGCCGGTACAGCCGGCGCCACATCCTGCGCTTCGATGCCGGCCTCGATGTTCCCGGGTCCTCGTCGCCGCATGTGGTTCCCGTGCCTTGCTCCGACCCCGAGGCCGTTGATCCGGAGGAGGCATTCGTCTCCTCGCTCTCGAGTTGCCACATGCTCTGGTTTCTCGCGATCGCGGTGAAGCGCACGTTCATCGTCGATCACTACCAGGACAAGGCCGTTGGCATCATGGCCAGGGATGCTCTCGGCAAGCTCGCGATGACGGTCGTCACGCTGAAGCCCGAGGTTCACTTCTCGGGCGACCAACGTCCCAGCCGGGACGACATCGATCAGATGCATCATGAAGCGCACGAGGAGTGCTTCATCGCGAACTCGGTCAAGACCGAAATCCGCTGCGAGCCGGTTTACGGCGACACCATCGGCTAG
- a CDS encoding VOC family protein: protein MKRTWTIIGVADVARSYAWYQSLLGLPVTQPAHDYFGQILDTDGTVLLCLHQWGAHEHPSLTSPDRAQPGNGLLLFFRVDDFAAALPRARALVSALEDEPQVNPNTGTEEFTVRDPDGYYVMISALADDA, encoded by the coding sequence ATGAAACGCACCTGGACCATCATCGGCGTTGCCGACGTGGCGCGCAGCTACGCCTGGTATCAGAGCTTGCTCGGGCTGCCGGTCACGCAGCCTGCCCATGACTACTTCGGGCAGATCCTCGATACCGATGGGACGGTCCTGCTGTGCCTGCATCAATGGGGCGCGCACGAGCATCCATCCTTGACCAGCCCGGATCGCGCACAGCCCGGCAACGGCCTGCTGCTGTTCTTCCGCGTCGACGATTTCGCTGCGGCCCTGCCGCGCGCGCGGGCGCTGGTTTCAGCGCTGGAAGACGAGCCTCAGGTGAATCCGAACACCGGCACCGAGGAATTCACCGTGCGTGATCCTGACGGGTACTACGTCATGATCAGTGCGCTGGCTGACGACGCCTAG
- a CDS encoding AcvB/VirJ family lysyl-phosphatidylglycerol hydrolase has product MKPLIPPQILALILAAAFGAIVSVPASAAAPKAPKAAAAVPAPAVVPAAAVPSGPETLSHGIFKDVVIHRPEGTPKSFVLFLSGDGGWVTRDRGGPAAMVQALVADGAMVVAISTPQLISALEADGGECAYTVGDFENLSHFVQAWARLPTYLQPILAGHGAGATLAYGVLAQAEKGSFAGAVTTGFCPDLNLKKPFCAGNGARMAPRSADGGIEFLPSPKLTAPWLTLHGEIDQVCDLDSVSKFVAGSDQGELVSLPKVGHGFTAPENWIAAYRKGINQLETAQGRSSVPLPPSDLGELPVIEVDADVPAAGTTPNTDTFAILVSGDGGWAGIDKEVADFISDAGMPVIGLDSLRYFWSERTPEAFAADLDRIIRYYRHSLNRPKVLLIGYSQGADVLPFALNRMTATSRSEISLVVLLGLAEHAQFEFHLSSWVGSVDDGKPTRPEVARLQASSANPPILCAYGEEDEDSICATLGGPKMSILKLPGGHHFDGEYEKLAGKLLAALAAGKGASGR; this is encoded by the coding sequence ATGAAGCCACTGATCCCCCCACAGATCCTCGCACTGATCCTCGCGGCGGCATTCGGCGCGATCGTCTCCGTTCCGGCATCGGCTGCTGCCCCCAAGGCACCGAAAGCCGCTGCTGCAGTCCCGGCTCCGGCCGTGGTGCCGGCGGCCGCTGTGCCGAGCGGCCCGGAAACCCTGAGCCACGGCATTTTCAAGGATGTGGTGATCCATCGCCCGGAAGGCACGCCGAAGTCCTTCGTGCTGTTCCTGTCCGGCGATGGCGGCTGGGTCACCCGTGATCGCGGCGGCCCGGCGGCGATGGTTCAGGCGCTGGTCGCCGATGGCGCGATGGTCGTGGCGATCAGTACGCCGCAGCTGATCAGCGCGCTGGAAGCCGATGGCGGCGAATGTGCCTACACGGTTGGCGATTTCGAGAACCTCAGCCACTTCGTTCAGGCCTGGGCGCGTCTGCCGACTTATCTGCAGCCGATCCTCGCCGGCCATGGCGCGGGCGCCACGCTTGCCTATGGCGTGCTCGCACAGGCCGAGAAAGGCTCGTTCGCCGGCGCGGTCACCACCGGCTTCTGCCCGGACCTGAACCTGAAGAAGCCGTTCTGCGCCGGCAACGGCGCGCGCATGGCCCCACGCAGCGCCGACGGCGGCATCGAATTCCTGCCGAGCCCCAAGCTGACCGCGCCGTGGCTGACCCTGCACGGCGAAATCGATCAGGTCTGCGATCTCGACAGCGTCAGCAAGTTCGTCGCCGGCAGCGATCAGGGCGAACTGGTGTCGTTGCCGAAAGTCGGCCACGGCTTCACGGCGCCGGAGAACTGGATCGCCGCCTACCGCAAGGGCATCAACCAGCTGGAAACCGCGCAGGGTCGCAGCAGCGTGCCACTGCCGCCGAGCGATCTGGGCGAACTGCCGGTGATCGAAGTTGACGCCGATGTCCCGGCGGCTGGCACCACCCCGAACACCGACACTTTCGCGATCCTGGTCTCCGGTGACGGCGGCTGGGCCGGCATCGACAAGGAAGTGGCGGACTTCATCTCCGATGCCGGCATGCCGGTGATCGGCCTCGATTCGCTGCGCTACTTCTGGAGCGAACGCACGCCGGAAGCCTTCGCTGCCGATCTCGACAGGATCATCCGTTATTACCGCCACTCGCTGAACCGGCCGAAGGTGCTGCTGATCGGCTACTCGCAGGGGGCGGACGTGCTGCCGTTCGCGCTGAATCGCATGACCGCGACCAGCCGCAGCGAAATCTCGCTGGTGGTACTGCTCGGCCTCGCCGAACATGCCCAGTTCGAATTCCACTTGAGCAGCTGGGTCGGCAGCGTCGACGACGGCAAGCCGACACGCCCGGAAGTGGCCCGTCTGCAGGCCTCATCGGCGAACCCGCCGATACTCTGTGCCTACGGCGAGGAAGACGAAGATTCGATCTGCGCCACGCTCGGTGGCCCGAAGATGTCGATCCTCAAACTGCCGGGCGGCCATCACTTCGATGGCGAATACGAAAAGCTCGCCGGCAAGCTGCTGGCGGCGTTGGCCGCGGGGAAAGGCGCGAGCGGGCGCTAG
- the mprF gene encoding bifunctional lysylphosphatidylglycerol flippase/synthetase MprF, with amino-acid sequence MSPRFAALFSDRRRVLVAGLTLAVLALAVWALQKNLAALNPGEILVHLKSLPRERIAEALLFCGLSYAVLTLYDWLALRGVDHPLPWRQVAPTSLIAFGIGHSVGFQAVSGGSIRFRDYTAAGVPGLKVAGVVALVSVAFALGVATLLGLSLLTSPDDAGRVLHLEPSGIRELGTGLLTIVAAYVLLNAIRRRPLTWRGREFRLPGLPLTLGQIVVASTDLCFAAATLYVLLPDTVTLGYPAFVGVFVLAIYAGTISNVPGGLGVFETVLILLLPAAPPEGVLGAVLLYRVVYYLLPFVLALFFLGLRLLATQNERFRRYGSRLQDSVETLAPPVLATTVFLAGAVLLISGATPAIDSRLAGLSEMIPLGLLEFSHLAGSAIGVGLLILARGLYRRLDGAWWLTLVLLAVGAVVSMLKGLDYEEAILLSVILVVLLLSRERFYRRASLLEVRDSQRWLMATVAVVAVAVWVSMLSSRGTDYSREVWWRFAFDDQSPRLMRAGLLTVLLFAGYMLWRLLSPARREPDPPDAAALDRAANIIATHGGNTIANLALLGDKQLLFGPDGDAFIMYQRSGRSLIALGDPVGNPAKVEALTWAFRELADRSSCWPVFYQVSPDQLPLYLDLGLSLAKLGEEARVPLTTFSLVGSKRQSLRNEHRRAQRDGATFAVLAPAEVEARLDELRRISDDWLTGKSVAEKGFSVGRFDPEYLSRFHCACVLRDGQIVAFANLWLGAGREEMSIDLMRYGPAAPKGVMDYLFIELMLWGNTEGYRWFNLGMAPLAGLENHPLAPFWHKLGRIVHRYGEPFYNFNGLRRYKEKFQPEWRPRYLASPGGLVLPRVLVDTAALIAGGIKEVIWKS; translated from the coding sequence ATGTCGCCCCGCTTTGCCGCCCTGTTTTCCGATCGCCGCCGCGTTCTTGTTGCCGGCCTGACTCTGGCCGTGCTCGCCCTGGCTGTGTGGGCGCTGCAAAAGAATCTGGCGGCGCTGAATCCCGGCGAAATCCTCGTTCACCTGAAGTCGCTGCCGCGCGAGCGGATCGCCGAAGCGCTGCTGTTCTGTGGCCTCAGCTACGCGGTGCTGACGCTTTACGACTGGCTGGCCCTGCGCGGCGTCGATCATCCGCTGCCCTGGCGGCAGGTGGCGCCGACTTCGCTGATCGCCTTCGGCATCGGCCACAGCGTCGGCTTCCAGGCGGTATCCGGCGGCTCGATCCGCTTCCGCGACTACACGGCCGCCGGCGTGCCGGGCCTGAAGGTGGCTGGTGTCGTCGCGCTGGTGTCGGTCGCCTTCGCGCTCGGCGTGGCGACGCTGCTCGGTTTGTCCCTGCTCACTTCCCCGGACGATGCCGGCCGGGTGCTGCATCTGGAGCCGTCCGGCATCCGCGAACTGGGCACCGGGCTGCTGACGATCGTCGCCGCCTACGTGCTGCTCAACGCCATCCGCCGCCGGCCGCTGACCTGGCGCGGCCGCGAGTTTCGCCTGCCGGGCCTGCCGCTGACCCTGGGCCAGATCGTCGTCGCCAGCACCGATCTCTGCTTCGCCGCCGCCACCCTGTATGTCCTGCTGCCGGATACGGTGACGCTCGGCTATCCGGCCTTCGTCGGTGTCTTCGTGCTGGCCATCTACGCCGGCACCATCAGCAATGTGCCGGGCGGCCTCGGTGTGTTCGAAACGGTGCTGATCCTGCTGCTGCCCGCCGCACCGCCGGAAGGCGTGCTCGGCGCGGTGCTGCTCTATCGCGTCGTCTATTACCTGCTGCCGTTCGTGCTGGCGCTGTTCTTCCTCGGCCTGCGCCTGCTCGCCACCCAGAACGAACGCTTCCGCCGTTACGGCAGCCGGCTTCAGGACAGCGTCGAAACCCTGGCCCCGCCGGTACTGGCCACCACCGTGTTCCTTGCCGGCGCGGTGCTGCTGATCTCTGGCGCCACGCCGGCAATCGACAGCCGCCTGGCGGGCTTGTCCGAGATGATTCCGCTCGGCCTGCTGGAGTTCTCGCACCTGGCCGGCAGCGCCATTGGCGTCGGCCTGCTGATCCTGGCGCGCGGCCTTTATCGCCGCCTTGACGGCGCCTGGTGGCTGACCCTGGTGCTGCTCGCCGTCGGCGCCGTGGTGTCGATGCTGAAAGGTTTGGACTACGAAGAAGCGATCCTGCTGTCGGTGATTCTCGTGGTGCTGCTGCTGTCGCGCGAGCGCTTCTATCGCCGCGCCTCGCTGCTTGAAGTGCGCGATTCGCAGCGCTGGCTGATGGCGACAGTGGCGGTGGTGGCGGTCGCGGTCTGGGTGTCGATGCTGTCCTCGCGCGGCACCGATTACAGCCGCGAAGTCTGGTGGCGCTTCGCCTTCGACGATCAGAGCCCGCGCCTGATGCGTGCCGGCCTGCTGACCGTGCTGCTGTTCGCCGGCTACATGCTCTGGCGGCTGCTGAGCCCGGCCCGCCGCGAACCGGACCCGCCGGACGCCGCGGCCCTGGATCGTGCAGCCAACATCATCGCCACCCACGGCGGCAACACCATCGCCAACCTGGCGTTGCTCGGCGACAAGCAGCTGCTGTTCGGACCGGATGGCGACGCCTTCATCATGTATCAGCGCTCCGGCCGCAGCCTGATCGCGCTCGGCGATCCGGTGGGTAATCCGGCCAAGGTCGAAGCATTGACCTGGGCGTTCCGCGAACTGGCTGATCGCAGCAGTTGCTGGCCGGTGTTCTATCAGGTGTCGCCCGATCAGCTGCCGCTGTATCTCGATCTGGGCCTGTCGCTGGCCAAGCTCGGCGAAGAAGCGCGGGTGCCGTTGACCACCTTCTCGCTGGTCGGCTCCAAGCGCCAGAGCCTGCGCAACGAACATCGCCGCGCCCAGCGCGACGGCGCCACCTTCGCGGTGCTGGCGCCGGCCGAAGTCGAGGCCAGGCTCGACGAACTGCGGCGGATTTCGGACGACTGGCTGACCGGCAAATCGGTGGCCGAAAAAGGTTTCTCGGTCGGCCGTTTCGATCCCGAATACCTGAGTCGCTTCCACTGCGCCTGCGTGCTCCGGGACGGCCAGATCGTCGCCTTCGCCAACCTCTGGCTCGGTGCCGGGCGCGAAGAGATGTCGATCGATCTGATGCGCTACGGCCCGGCGGCGCCGAAGGGCGTCATGGATTACCTGTTCATCGAGCTGATGCTCTGGGGCAACACCGAAGGCTATCGCTGGTTCAACCTCGGCATGGCCCCGCTGGCCGGCCTGGAAAACCATCCGCTGGCGCCGTTCTGGCACAAGCTCGGCCGCATCGTTCATCGCTATGGCGAGCCGTTCTACAACTTCAACGGCCTGCGACGTTACAAGGAAAAGTTTCAACCCGAGTGGCGCCCGCGCTACCTCGCTTCACCGGGCGGCCTGGTGCTGCCCCGCGTACTCGTCGATACCGCTGCGCTGATCGCCGGCGGCATCAAGGAAGTCATCTGGAAGTCATGA
- a CDS encoding DUF3336 domain-containing protein, with translation MSKKLIASRQKDLDQAANYAEWQEIATELDRLEGADAWKQDEMSDDYDYLLIKERLNTLRELRKSGEVRQLVFQLAEGLHGNLGNVADPVLYSYARVGTKKLVEEYIEESARCLDYICVGDFPDFSNDEKILFFKRTGTSFGRSALLLSGGATLGMFHLGVIKAMFEHDVLPRVISGSSAGAIIASMVGTRTDEELPAIFDPESLNLQAFQTVSLRQVLSGNALMDPARLRACLERNIAPTSFIQAFERTRRILGVTVSPAEAHQSARLLNYLTAPNVTVHSSVLASCAVPGVFPPVMLDSLDFEGVTHPYMRSKRWVDGSIANDLPMLRLARLHNVNHYIVSQTNPHVVPFMREAHPGRRTITDVVQHVATTASRDLLKLTRSYVGGAVPGRIVDMLNDVLQQRYSGDISVYPRQSPTQLMRMFSNPSPAAIANFIRDGERATWPKLERIRLQTRISRSFEDCLFWLKDHGLRRAVTDGPRTRSRGERLKLAAVDGRRTDNGA, from the coding sequence ATGTCAAAGAAGCTGATCGCCAGTCGCCAGAAGGATCTCGACCAGGCCGCGAACTACGCCGAATGGCAGGAGATCGCGACCGAGCTCGATCGTCTGGAAGGCGCCGATGCCTGGAAACAGGACGAGATGAGCGATGACTACGACTACCTGCTGATCAAGGAACGCCTGAACACGCTGCGCGAGCTGCGCAAGTCGGGCGAAGTGCGGCAACTGGTGTTCCAGCTCGCCGAGGGCCTGCACGGCAACCTCGGAAACGTCGCCGATCCGGTGCTGTACTCCTACGCCCGTGTCGGCACCAAGAAGCTGGTCGAGGAATACATCGAGGAATCGGCGCGCTGCCTGGATTACATCTGCGTCGGCGATTTCCCGGATTTCTCCAACGACGAGAAGATCCTGTTCTTCAAGCGCACCGGCACCAGCTTCGGCCGCTCCGCGCTGCTGCTGTCCGGTGGCGCCACCCTGGGCATGTTCCACCTCGGCGTGATCAAGGCCATGTTCGAGCACGACGTGCTGCCGCGGGTGATCTCCGGCTCCTCGGCCGGCGCGATCATCGCCAGCATGGTCGGCACTCGCACCGATGAGGAGCTGCCGGCGATCTTCGATCCAGAGTCGCTGAACCTGCAGGCGTTCCAGACCGTCAGCCTGCGCCAGGTTCTGAGCGGCAACGCGCTGATGGACCCTGCCCGCCTGCGCGCCTGCCTCGAACGCAACATCGCGCCGACCAGCTTCATCCAGGCTTTCGAGCGCACCCGGCGCATTCTCGGCGTCACCGTGTCGCCGGCGGAGGCGCATCAGTCCGCCCGCCTGCTGAACTACCTCACCGCGCCGAACGTCACCGTGCACTCCTCGGTGCTGGCTTCCTGTGCGGTACCCGGCGTGTTCCCGCCGGTGATGCTCGATTCGCTCGATTTCGAAGGCGTCACGCATCCGTACATGCGTTCCAAGCGCTGGGTCGATGGCTCGATCGCCAACGATCTGCCGATGCTCCGGCTGGCGCGCCTGCACAACGTCAACCACTACATCGTCAGCCAGACCAATCCGCACGTGGTGCCGTTCATGCGCGAAGCCCACCCGGGCCGGCGCACGATCACCGACGTGGTCCAGCACGTGGCGACCACCGCCAGCCGCGATCTGCTCAAGCTGACGCGCAGCTACGTGGGCGGCGCAGTGCCCGGGCGCATCGTCGACATGCTCAACGATGTCCTGCAGCAACGCTACAGCGGCGACATCAGCGTCTATCCGCGCCAGTCGCCGACCCAGCTGATGCGGATGTTCTCGAACCCCTCACCTGCCGCGATCGCCAACTTCATCCGCGATGGCGAGCGCGCCACCTGGCCGAAGCTGGAACGCATCCGCCTGCAGACGCGCATCTCGCGCTCGTTCGAGGACTGCCTGTTCTGGCTCAAGGATCACGGCCTGCGCCGCGCCGTCACCGATGGCCCGCGCACCCGCAGCCGCGGCGAGCGCCTGAAGCTGGCGGCGGTCGATGGCCGCCGCACCGACAACGGCGCTTGA
- a CDS encoding TetR/AcrR family transcriptional regulator, translating to MRTLDLVNTQRELIPVTARGEATRQKLLTAAEVEIGGNGFHTASVSSITGRADVGQGTFYLYFHSKEEIFLSLVKDIGRRLRKHMAMAIEGAENRMVAERRGLEAFFEFAQAHPGLYRIVQESQFVDETVFRNYYERLATGYAADLADAGTRGELSPGDPVARAWSIMGIGHFIGMRWCLWRGERPGPALVDAVMDFISHGIAPRDAGLPASFER from the coding sequence ATGAGGACTCTGGACCTGGTGAACACGCAGCGAGAACTGATCCCGGTGACGGCGCGCGGCGAAGCCACGCGGCAGAAACTGCTGACGGCAGCGGAAGTGGAAATCGGCGGCAACGGCTTTCATACCGCGTCGGTCAGCTCGATCACCGGTCGCGCCGATGTCGGCCAGGGCACCTTCTACCTGTACTTCCATTCCAAGGAAGAAATCTTCCTGAGCCTGGTCAAGGACATCGGCCGCCGGCTGCGCAAGCACATGGCGATGGCGATCGAAGGCGCAGAGAACCGTATGGTCGCCGAGCGGCGCGGCCTGGAAGCCTTTTTCGAGTTCGCGCAGGCGCATCCGGGCCTGTATCGCATCGTCCAGGAATCGCAGTTCGTCGACGAAACGGTGTTCCGCAACTACTACGAGCGCCTGGCAACAGGCTATGCCGCCGACCTCGCGGACGCCGGCACGCGCGGCGAACTGAGCCCGGGCGATCCGGTGGCCCGCGCCTGGTCGATCATGGGCATCGGCCATTTCATCGGCATGCGCTGGTGTCTCTGGCGGGGCGAGCGGCCGGGCCCGGCGCTGGTCGATGCGGTGATGGATTTCATCAGCCATGGCATCGCACCCCGCGACGCCGGCCTTCCTGCAAGCTTCGAGCGCTGA
- a CDS encoding SDR family oxidoreductase: MSESSRNTMTPLTVLVTGASAGFGAAIARRFIAEGHRVIAAARRIDKLAALRTELGAALLPVTLDVTDRQAIEAMAASLPPDWAAIDVLVNNAGLALGLEPAHQASLDDWERMVDTNIKGLMTMTRTILPGMVARGRGHVINLGSTAGEWPYPGGNTYGATKAFVRQFTLNLRADLVGTGVRATDIEPGLCGGTEFSTTRFHGDQAKANAMYAGTEPLTAEDIADAVYWVASRPARVNINLLQLMPECQAIGPLVIKRQPISGAGAN, encoded by the coding sequence ATGTCCGAATCCTCCCGCAACACGATGACGCCCCTCACTGTTCTCGTCACCGGCGCCAGCGCCGGTTTTGGCGCCGCGATCGCCCGCCGTTTCATTGCCGAAGGTCATCGCGTGATCGCCGCCGCGCGGCGCATCGACAAGCTGGCCGCACTGCGCACCGAACTCGGCGCCGCGCTGCTGCCGGTGACGCTCGATGTCACCGATCGCCAGGCGATCGAAGCCATGGCCGCCAGCCTGCCGCCGGACTGGGCGGCGATCGACGTGCTGGTCAACAACGCCGGCCTGGCCCTGGGCCTGGAGCCGGCGCATCAGGCCAGCCTCGACGACTGGGAGCGGATGGTCGATACCAACATCAAGGGCCTGATGACGATGACCCGCACCATCCTGCCGGGCATGGTCGCCCGCGGCCGCGGCCATGTGATCAACCTGGGTTCGACGGCCGGCGAATGGCCGTATCCGGGCGGCAACACCTATGGCGCGACCAAGGCCTTCGTCCGTCAGTTCACCCTGAACCTGCGCGCCGATCTGGTCGGCACCGGCGTTCGCGCCACCGACATCGAGCCGGGCCTCTGCGGCGGCACCGAGTTTTCGACCACCCGCTTCCACGGCGACCAGGCCAAGGCCAATGCCATGTACGCCGGCACCGAGCCACTGACTGCCGAGGATATTGCCGACGCCGTGTACTGGGTCGCTTCGCGTCCGGCGCGGGTCAACATCAACCTGCTGCAGTTGATGCCGGAATGCCAGGCGATCGGGCCACTGGTGATCAAACGCCAGCCCATTTCTGGTGCGGGAGCAAACTGA
- the argS gene encoding arginine--tRNA ligase translates to MKSQLQDLLRAALVTVLDGSAVATPADILVEPAKDKKNGDFATNLALTLAKPLGKPPRAVAEAIVAALPQGGIVAKVEIAGPGFINFFLAAGALQRVVVDILKAGEGFGIDRSGSKGKAMVEFVSANPTGPLHVGHGRGAAVGDCMARVLGAAGWQVSKEFYYNDAGNQIANLGVSVQARARGIKPGDADWPEDGYRGEYIADVAASYLAGDTVTADDRAVTAKADADDLDAIRAFAVAYLRREQDLDLRAFGVKFDVYYLESSLYTEGKVDSTVAALQASGHTYEQDDALWLRTTDFGDDKDRVMRKREGGYTYFVPDVAYHVSKWQRGFVRVINEQGADHHGTIARVRAGLQAMDIGIPKGWPEYVLHQMVTVMRGAEEVKLSKRAGSYVTLRHLIDEAGCDATRYFLVARKSDSQLIFDIDLARAQTNDNPVYYIQYAHARVSAVFRQLGERGLSYDQAAGYAALDQLVEADAVALVALLGRFPETVQASAQNLEPHVIAQYLRDLAAAFHGYYHAVPFLIDDASLRNARLALALATQQVLKNGLALLGVSAPEKM, encoded by the coding sequence ATGAAATCCCAACTGCAGGACCTGCTGCGCGCCGCACTCGTCACCGTGCTCGATGGCTCCGCCGTCGCCACGCCGGCCGATATCCTCGTCGAGCCGGCGAAGGACAAGAAGAACGGTGACTTCGCGACCAATCTGGCGCTGACCCTGGCCAAGCCGCTCGGCAAGCCGCCGCGCGCGGTCGCTGAAGCGATCGTTGCGGCGCTGCCTCAAGGCGGCATCGTCGCCAAGGTCGAGATCGCCGGTCCCGGCTTCATCAATTTCTTCCTCGCCGCCGGCGCGCTGCAGCGGGTGGTGGTCGACATCCTGAAAGCCGGCGAAGGCTTCGGCATCGATCGTTCGGGATCGAAGGGCAAGGCGATGGTCGAATTCGTATCGGCCAATCCCACCGGCCCGCTGCACGTCGGCCACGGCCGTGGCGCTGCAGTCGGCGATTGCATGGCGCGGGTGCTCGGTGCCGCCGGCTGGCAGGTGTCGAAGGAGTTCTATTACAACGACGCCGGCAACCAGATCGCCAACCTCGGCGTGTCGGTGCAGGCGCGCGCGCGCGGCATCAAGCCGGGCGATGCCGACTGGCCGGAAGATGGTTATCGCGGCGAGTACATCGCCGATGTCGCGGCCTCGTATCTGGCCGGCGACACCGTCACCGCCGACGACCGCGCGGTGACCGCGAAGGCCGATGCCGACGATCTCGATGCGATCCGCGCGTTTGCCGTCGCCTATCTGCGCCGCGAGCAGGATCTCGATCTGCGCGCCTTCGGCGTGAAATTCGACGTCTATTACCTGGAGTCCTCGCTGTACACCGAGGGCAAGGTTGACAGCACCGTCGCAGCACTCCAGGCCAGCGGCCACACCTACGAGCAGGACGATGCGCTGTGGCTGCGCACGACGGACTTCGGAGACGACAAGGACCGCGTGATGCGCAAGCGCGAAGGCGGCTACACCTACTTCGTGCCGGACGTCGCCTATCACGTCAGCAAGTGGCAGCGCGGCTTCGTGCGGGTGATCAACGAACAGGGTGCCGATCATCACGGCACCATCGCCCGCGTGCGTGCCGGGCTGCAGGCGATGGACATCGGTATTCCGAAAGGCTGGCCGGAATACGTGCTGCACCAGATGGTCACCGTGATGCGCGGGGCTGAGGAAGTGAAGCTGTCGAAGCGCGCCGGTTCCTATGTGACCCTGCGTCATCTGATCGACGAAGCCGGCTGCGACGCGACGCGCTATTTCCTGGTCGCCCGCAAGAGCGATTCGCAGCTGATCTTCGACATCGATCTGGCTCGCGCGCAGACCAACGACAACCCGGTCTATTACATCCAGTACGCGCATGCCCGCGTCTCCGCGGTGTTCCGTCAGCTGGGCGAGCGCGGCCTGAGCTATGACCAGGCGGCCGGTTACGCAGCACTTGATCAGCTGGTCGAAGCGGATGCCGTGGCGCTGGTCGCGCTGCTTGGCCGCTTCCCGGAAACGGTGCAGGCCTCGGCACAGAATCTGGAGCCGCATGTCATCGCCCAATACCTGCGCGATCTCGCCGCCGCGTTCCACGGCTACTACCACGCGGTGCCGTTTCTGATCGATGACGCGAGCTTGCGCAATGCCCGTCTGGCACTGGCGCTGGCGACTCAGCAGGTGCTGAAGAACGGTCTGGCACTGCTCGGCGTCAGCGCCCCGGAGAAGATGTAA
- a CDS encoding SPOR domain-containing protein, whose product MAKDYAKPRNPNDNRQHRGGPASRRPPPPSPRGGNGAPQMPGWVWLIIGLAIGLVVAAFAYIDRPSHQTAIGSAATSAAVPSKDTKKTDTAAAKPGEPRKEDLPVPDKVPPRYTFYNELPKIEVTIPREYSRPPPANSSKPAPVPPAEVKKALDAPGAYLVQVGAYKSREEADKQRASLALIGYESRIEQVTLDERDTRFRVRVGPQPDLAAAQAVLAKLEGSNIKGFLVKIKD is encoded by the coding sequence ATGGCCAAGGACTACGCCAAGCCACGCAACCCGAACGACAACCGCCAGCATCGCGGCGGTCCGGCCAGCCGCCGGCCGCCACCGCCTTCGCCGCGCGGCGGCAACGGTGCGCCGCAGATGCCGGGCTGGGTCTGGCTGATCATCGGTCTGGCGATCGGCCTGGTGGTGGCCGCGTTCGCGTACATCGATCGTCCTTCGCACCAGACCGCGATCGGTTCAGCCGCAACGTCTGCCGCTGTGCCGAGCAAGGACACGAAGAAGACCGATACCGCCGCCGCGAAACCCGGCGAGCCGCGCAAGGAAGATCTGCCGGTTCCGGACAAGGTGCCGCCGCGCTACACCTTCTACAACGAGTTGCCGAAGATCGAAGTGACGATCCCGCGCGAGTACTCGCGGCCGCCGCCGGCCAACAGCAGCAAGCCGGCGCCGGTGCCACCGGCCGAGGTCAAGAAGGCGCTCGATGCGCCGGGCGCTTATCTGGTGCAGGTCGGCGCCTACAAGTCACGCGAGGAAGCCGACAAGCAACGGGCCAGCCTGGCGCTGATCGGCTACGAATCGCGCATCGAACAGGTGACGCTCGACGAGCGCGACACCCGATTCCGGGTGCGCGTCGGCCCACAGCCCGATCTGGCTGCGGCTCAGGCCGTGCTGGCCAAGCTCGAAGGCAGCAACATCAAGGGCTTTCTGGTCAAGATCAAGGACTGA